From the genome of Xiphophorus hellerii strain 12219 chromosome 11, Xiphophorus_hellerii-4.1, whole genome shotgun sequence, one region includes:
- the macroh2a1 gene encoding core histone macro-H2A.1 isoform X2, which yields MSSRGGKKKTTKTSRSTKAGVIFPVGRMLRYIKRGLPKYRIGVGAPVYLAAVLEYLTAEILELAGNAARDNKKGRVTPRHILLAIANDEELNQLLKGVTIAAGGVLPNIHPELLAKKRGAKGKLETPVSPAPEKKPKTVKKTAAKKLGGKKAGGKTKRGEVSKSASADSTTEGSLADSFTVLSTKSLFLGQKLQVVQADISAVESDAVVHPTNSTLYSGGEVGSALEKKGGKDFTEALQELKKKNGPLEVAGALLTGGFGLPAKYVIHCNSPGWGSEKCEEMLEKTVKNCLALADEKKLKSVAFPSIGSGRNGFPKQTAAQLILKAISSYFVATMSSTIKTVYFVLFDSESIGIYVQEMAKLETS from the exons ATGTCGAGccgaggaggaaagaaaaagacgACCAAGACGTCCCGGTCCACCAAGGCCGGCGTCATCTTCCCTGTGGGGCGCATGCTGCGCTACATCAAGAGGGGGCTGCCGAAATATCGCATCGGCGTGGGAGCGCCGGTCTACCTGGCCGCCGTCCTCGAGTACCTGACCG ctGAGATCTTGGAGCTGGCTGGCAATGCAGCGAGAGACAACAAAAAGGGCCGAGTGACGCCGCGGCACATCCTGCTGGCCATCGCCAACGACGAGGAGCTCAACCAG TTGCTGAAAGGCGTGACCATCGCAGCAGGCGGCGTTTTGCCCAACATCCACCCGGAGCTGCTGGCTAAGAAGCGAGGTGCCAAGGGGAAGTTGGAGACGCCGGTGTCGCCGGCGCCGGAGAAGAAACCCAAGACGGTGAAGAAGACTGCAGCGAAGAAACTGGGTGGGAAAAAGGCTGGAGGGAAAACCAAG AGAGGCGAGGTGAGCAAGTCGGCGTCGGCAGACAGCACAACGGAGGGATCTCTGGCCGACAGCTTCACCGTTCTCTCCACCAAGAGTCTCTTCCTGGGTCAAAAG TTGCAAGTTGTCCAAGCCGACATTTCCGCGGTGGAGAGCGACGCAGTCGTTCACCCGACCAACTCGACTCTGTACTCAGGTGGTGAAGTAG GCTCCGCTCTGGAGAAGAAAGGAGGGAAGGATTTCACCGAGGCGCTGCAggagctgaagaagaagaacggCCCCCTGGAGGTGGCTGGAG CCCTTCTGACCGGCGGATTCGGTCTGCCCGCCAAGTACGTGATCCACTGCAACAGTCCAGGCTGGGGCTCCGAGAAATGCGAGGAGATGCTGGAGAAGACGGTGAAGAACTGCCTGGCGCTGGCAGACGAGAAGAAACTCAAGTCTGTGGCCTTCCCCTCCATCGGCAGCGGACG GAACGGTTTCCCCAAGCAGACGGCGGCCCAGCTGATCCTCAAGGCCATCTCCAGCTACTTCGTGGCCACCATGTCTTCCACCATCAAGACGGTCTACTTCGTTCTGTTCGACAGCGAGAGCATCGGCATCTACGTCCAGGAAATGGCCaaactggaaaccagttag
- the macroh2a1 gene encoding core histone macro-H2A.1 isoform X1 — translation MSSRGGKKKTTKTSRSTKAGVIFPVGRMLRYIKRGLPKYRIGVGAPVYLAAVLEYLTAEILELAGNAARDNKKGRVTPRHILLAIANDEELNQLLKGVTIAAGGVLPNIHPELLAKKRGAKGKLETPVSPAPEKKPKTVKKTAAKKLGGKKAGGKTKRGEVSKSASADSTTEGSLADSFTVLSTKSLFLGQKLNLIHSEVSNLAGFDVDGVINPTNADLELKDDLGSALEKKGGKDFTEALQELKKKNGPLEVAGALLTGGFGLPAKYVIHCNSPGWGSEKCEEMLEKTVKNCLALADEKKLKSVAFPSIGSGRNGFPKQTAAQLILKAISSYFVATMSSTIKTVYFVLFDSESIGIYVQEMAKLETS, via the exons ATGTCGAGccgaggaggaaagaaaaagacgACCAAGACGTCCCGGTCCACCAAGGCCGGCGTCATCTTCCCTGTGGGGCGCATGCTGCGCTACATCAAGAGGGGGCTGCCGAAATATCGCATCGGCGTGGGAGCGCCGGTCTACCTGGCCGCCGTCCTCGAGTACCTGACCG ctGAGATCTTGGAGCTGGCTGGCAATGCAGCGAGAGACAACAAAAAGGGCCGAGTGACGCCGCGGCACATCCTGCTGGCCATCGCCAACGACGAGGAGCTCAACCAG TTGCTGAAAGGCGTGACCATCGCAGCAGGCGGCGTTTTGCCCAACATCCACCCGGAGCTGCTGGCTAAGAAGCGAGGTGCCAAGGGGAAGTTGGAGACGCCGGTGTCGCCGGCGCCGGAGAAGAAACCCAAGACGGTGAAGAAGACTGCAGCGAAGAAACTGGGTGGGAAAAAGGCTGGAGGGAAAACCAAG AGAGGCGAGGTGAGCAAGTCGGCGTCGGCAGACAGCACAACGGAGGGATCTCTGGCCGACAGCTTCACCGTTCTCTCCACCAAGAGTCTCTTCCTGGGTCAAAAG CTCAACCTCATTCACAGCGAGGTCAGTAACTTGGCTGGCTTTGACGTGGACGGGGTCATCAACCCCACCAACGCCGACCTTGAGCTGAAAGATGACCTAG GCTCCGCTCTGGAGAAGAAAGGAGGGAAGGATTTCACCGAGGCGCTGCAggagctgaagaagaagaacggCCCCCTGGAGGTGGCTGGAG CCCTTCTGACCGGCGGATTCGGTCTGCCCGCCAAGTACGTGATCCACTGCAACAGTCCAGGCTGGGGCTCCGAGAAATGCGAGGAGATGCTGGAGAAGACGGTGAAGAACTGCCTGGCGCTGGCAGACGAGAAGAAACTCAAGTCTGTGGCCTTCCCCTCCATCGGCAGCGGACG GAACGGTTTCCCCAAGCAGACGGCGGCCCAGCTGATCCTCAAGGCCATCTCCAGCTACTTCGTGGCCACCATGTCTTCCACCATCAAGACGGTCTACTTCGTTCTGTTCGACAGCGAGAGCATCGGCATCTACGTCCAGGAAATGGCCaaactggaaaccagttag
- the macroh2a1 gene encoding core histone macro-H2A.1 isoform X4, translating to MSSRGGKKKTTKTSRSTKAGVIFPVGRMLRYIKRGLPKYRIGVGAPVYLAAVLEYLTAEILELAGNAARDNKKGRVTPRHILLAIANDEELNQLLKGVTIAAGGVLPNIHPELLAKKRGAKGKLETPVSPAPEKKPKTVKKTAAKKLGGKKAGGKTKRGEVSKSASADSTTEGSLADSFTVLSTKSLFLGQKAPLWRRKEGRISPRRCRS from the exons ATGTCGAGccgaggaggaaagaaaaagacgACCAAGACGTCCCGGTCCACCAAGGCCGGCGTCATCTTCCCTGTGGGGCGCATGCTGCGCTACATCAAGAGGGGGCTGCCGAAATATCGCATCGGCGTGGGAGCGCCGGTCTACCTGGCCGCCGTCCTCGAGTACCTGACCG ctGAGATCTTGGAGCTGGCTGGCAATGCAGCGAGAGACAACAAAAAGGGCCGAGTGACGCCGCGGCACATCCTGCTGGCCATCGCCAACGACGAGGAGCTCAACCAG TTGCTGAAAGGCGTGACCATCGCAGCAGGCGGCGTTTTGCCCAACATCCACCCGGAGCTGCTGGCTAAGAAGCGAGGTGCCAAGGGGAAGTTGGAGACGCCGGTGTCGCCGGCGCCGGAGAAGAAACCCAAGACGGTGAAGAAGACTGCAGCGAAGAAACTGGGTGGGAAAAAGGCTGGAGGGAAAACCAAG AGAGGCGAGGTGAGCAAGTCGGCGTCGGCAGACAGCACAACGGAGGGATCTCTGGCCGACAGCTTCACCGTTCTCTCCACCAAGAGTCTCTTCCTGGGTCAAAAG GCTCCGCTCTGGAGAAGAAAGGAGGGAAGGATTTCACCGAGGCGCTGCAggagctga
- the macroh2a1 gene encoding core histone macro-H2A.1 isoform X3 encodes MSSRGGKKKTTKTSRSTKAGVIFPVGRMLRYIKRGLPKYRIGVGAPVYLAAVLEYLTAEILELAGNAARDNKKGRVTPRHILLAIANDEELNQLLKGVTIAAGGVLPNIHPELLAKKRGAKGKLETPVSPAPEKKPKTVKKTAAKKLGGKKAGGKTKRGEVSKSASADSTTEGSLADSFTVLSTKSLFLGQKLQVVQADISAVESDAVVHPTNSTLYSGGEAPLWRRKEGRISPRRCRS; translated from the exons ATGTCGAGccgaggaggaaagaaaaagacgACCAAGACGTCCCGGTCCACCAAGGCCGGCGTCATCTTCCCTGTGGGGCGCATGCTGCGCTACATCAAGAGGGGGCTGCCGAAATATCGCATCGGCGTGGGAGCGCCGGTCTACCTGGCCGCCGTCCTCGAGTACCTGACCG ctGAGATCTTGGAGCTGGCTGGCAATGCAGCGAGAGACAACAAAAAGGGCCGAGTGACGCCGCGGCACATCCTGCTGGCCATCGCCAACGACGAGGAGCTCAACCAG TTGCTGAAAGGCGTGACCATCGCAGCAGGCGGCGTTTTGCCCAACATCCACCCGGAGCTGCTGGCTAAGAAGCGAGGTGCCAAGGGGAAGTTGGAGACGCCGGTGTCGCCGGCGCCGGAGAAGAAACCCAAGACGGTGAAGAAGACTGCAGCGAAGAAACTGGGTGGGAAAAAGGCTGGAGGGAAAACCAAG AGAGGCGAGGTGAGCAAGTCGGCGTCGGCAGACAGCACAACGGAGGGATCTCTGGCCGACAGCTTCACCGTTCTCTCCACCAAGAGTCTCTTCCTGGGTCAAAAG TTGCAAGTTGTCCAAGCCGACATTTCCGCGGTGGAGAGCGACGCAGTCGTTCACCCGACCAACTCGACTCTGTACTCAGGTGGTGAA GCTCCGCTCTGGAGAAGAAAGGAGGGAAGGATTTCACCGAGGCGCTGCAggagctga